A region from the Cannabis sativa cultivar Pink pepper isolate KNU-18-1 chromosome 9, ASM2916894v1, whole genome shotgun sequence genome encodes:
- the LOC115720111 gene encoding uncharacterized protein LOC115720111 isoform X3 produces MLDSDEDIPNAQPLPQVTLVDSDDEGEVFDENVCKIDGEPRALEYAIMVHDYEGDKNEYVGRSLHFLRDNPRSSMTKGDILRMRHQYEIHSSIQMRLPTIAERPDWDSGDWVCMYEFPFRIGFRFPFPPFVQEVLDYYEVAPSQLMLNAWRLLLGIEVIVRVKGKRVDLVDFQSSYYLKQHDTDKGRFLFTLRANKKAWVTELVPSNKRGWRKKYCFVKGDLFGTSDYEVPTSWRTLSKGLTRCPRGGYWSEARVNDLLSIPSDQRAHNKLLVLDKSCVGNLWRGAQRQEDRYYKRMTFKVCGADDAVARGKTNLLGKRSKKTTSHVVKPRVPAKEHGTDSSQLPADGVVAASPLRGDNELSIEESMINLSISSNISAYSDPTSIEGHVEALLHPRDEERLRGIGVAGRANYGVSTIYQAIQAVLYLRRDTISLDQENRALNKEHSRLRKEVENLKLEGETTKSSYDKLKQDYSSLNTELERVRAKLKEEEAKYVALYQEVDDISLKTAIKTRGELMIQYKKGLHRGWDVDGAIALHEEYLALEQENEMDVDAHISVFDEGADAHTSVPSMGVDAHTSVSGGSGIDDVMFSIAEDGTIAP; encoded by the exons ATGTTGgatagtgatgaagatattCCTAATGCTCAACCATTACCTCAAGTCACTTTGGTTGACAGTGATGATGAGGGGGAAGTTTTTGATGAGAATGTATGTAAGATTGATGGAGAACCTCGAGCTCTTGAGTATGCAATAATGGTACATGATTATGAGGGTGACAAGAATGAGTATGTCGGGCGGTCCCTTCACTTTTTGAGGGACAACCCGAGGTCTAGTATGACTAAGGGTGATATCCTACGCATGCGACATCAATATGAGATTCATTCTTCTATACAAATGCGACTTCCGACTATCGCTGAGCGTCCCGATTGGGATAGTGGCGATTGGGTTTGTATGTATGAATTTCCTTTTAGGATTGGCTTTCGATTCCCTTTCCCTCCATTTGTACAAGAAGTATTGGACTATTATGAGGTAGCTCCTAGCCAACTTATGCTAAATGCTTGGAGGTTATTGTTGGGTATAGAAGTCATAGTTAGAGTGAAGGGTAAGAGGGTTGACCTTGTAGATTTTCAGTCAAGTTATTATCTTAAACAACACGATACAGATAAGGGTCGATTTCTATTCACTCTTAGAGCGAACAAAAAAGCTTGGGTAACGGAGCTGGTTCCGAGCAACAAGAGGGGTTGGAGGAAGAAATATTGTTTTGTCAAAGGTGACCTGTTTGGAACGAGTGATTATGAGGTTCCTACTTCATGGAGAACCTTAA GTAAGGGGCTCACTCGATGTCCTCGAGGGGGGTATTGGTCCGAAGCTCGAGTTAACGACTTGCTCTCTATTCCTTCCGATCAAAGAGCCCATAACAAGCTTCTTGTTTTGGATAAATCTTGTGTTGGGAATTTGTGGAGAGGTGCGCAACGTCAAGAAG ACCGTTATTATAAGAGGATGACTTTCAAGGTTTGTGGAGCGGATGATGCTGTCGCTAGGGGTAAGACTAATTTACTTGGAAAGAGGTCTAAGAAGACCACAAGTCATGTTGTGAAACCTCGAGTTCCTGCTAAGGAACATGGAACCGATAGCTCTCAGTTGCCAGCTGATGGTGTGGTTGCGGCTTCTCCACTGAGGGGTGACAACGAGTTGTCTATTGAGGAGAGTATGATCAACCTGTCCATCTCTTCCAACATTTCGGCCTACTCTGACCCTACTTCTATCGAAGGTCATGTTGAGGCTCTTCTCCATCCGAGAGATGAAGAGCGTTTGAGGGGCATCGGAGTTGCGGGGCGAGCGAATTACGGTGTTTCTacgatttaccaa GCTATTCAAGCAGTCCTCTACTTAAGGCGTGACACAATTTCGCTTGATCAAGAGAACAGAGCTTTGAACAAGGAGCATTCTAGACTTAGAAAGGAAGTGGAGAACTTGAAACTGGAAGGAGAGACTACCAAATCATCATATGACAAGCTAAAACAAGATTATTCCTCGTTGAATACTGAGTTGGAGCGTGTGCGTGCCAAACTCAAGGAGGAGGAGGCTAAGTATGTCGCATTGTACCAGGAGGTTGATGATATTTCACTCAAGACTGCCATCAAGACAAGGGGGGAGTTGATGATACAGTATAAGAAAGGGCTCCATCGTGGATGGGACGTCGATGGTGCTATTGCACTTCATGAAGAATATTTGGCTCTTGAGCAAGAGAATGAAATGGATGTTGACGCTCATATCTCTGTGTTTGATGAGGGCGCTGATGCTCATACCTCTGTCCCTAGTATGGGTGTCGACGCTCATACTTCTGTCTCTGGCGGGAGTGGCATTGATGATGTGATGTTCTCCATTGCTGAAGATGGTACCATTGCTCCATAG
- the LOC115722245 gene encoding sucrose nonfermenting 4-like protein gives MDASREVGGVPGPVLIPMRFVWPYGGRSVFLSGSFTRWSELVPMTPVEGCPTVFQAIYSLLPGYHQYKFFVDGEWRHDEHQPYVSGEYGVVNTILLATDPSFLPNPVISPGPNMDVDTEAFQNLVRITDGSLTEAVPRISEADLQGSRHRISLFLSTRTVYELLPESGKVVALDVNLPVKQAFHILYEQGIPLAPLWDFTRGQFVGVLSALDFILILRELGNHGSNLTEEELETHTISAWKEGKAYLNGQVDEHGRALPRLLVHGGPYDNLKDVALKIIQNEVATVPIINSSTEDGSFPQLLHLASLSGILKCICRYFKHCSSSLPILQLPIGAIPVGTWVPQIGESNGRPLAMLRPSAPLSSALNLLVEAQVSSIPIVDDNDSLLDIYCRSDITALAKDRAYTHINLNEMTIHQALQLGQDAYAPYEPRSQRCQMCLRSDSLHKVMERLANPGVRRLVIVEAGSKRVEGIVSLSDIFRFLLA, from the exons ATGGATGCTTCACGAGAGGTTGGTGGCGTTCCAGGTCCAGTGCTTATTCCAATGCGGTTCGTGTGGCCTTATGGGGGTAGAAGTGTTTTTCTCAGTGGCTCTTTCACACG GTGGTCTGAGCTTGTTCCTATGACACCAGTGGAGGGTTGCCCCACCGTTTTCCAGGCTATATACAGCCTATTGCCTGGATACCACCAG TATAAGTTTTTTGTTGATGGAGAATGGCGACATGATGAGCACCAACCTTATGTGAGTGGCGAGTATGGCGTAGTGAACACTATCCTGTTGGCTACAGACCCTAGTTTCCTACCTAATCCAGTAATATCTCCTGGACCTAATATGGATGTGGATACTGAAGCCTTCCAGAATTTG GTTCGAATTACAGATGGTTCCTTGACTGAAGCAGTGCCAAGGATATCAGAGGCTGATTTGCAGGGCTCCCGACACCGCATTTCACTATTTTTGTCAACACGCACTGTATATGAGCTACTACCCGAGTCAGGCAAG GTTGTTGCGTTGGATGTTAATTTGCCTGTGAAGCAAGCATTCCATATATTGTATGAGCag GGAATCCCTCTAGCGCCGCTTTGGGACTTCACGAGGGGACAGTTTGTTGGTGTTCTTAGTGCATTggattttatattaattttaagagAG CTTGGGAATCATGGTTCTAATCTGACAGAAGAAGAGCTTGAAACACATACTATATCTGCTTGGAAAGAGGGAAAAGCATATTTGAACGGACAAGTTGACGAGCATGGAAGAGCATTGCCAAGACTTCTTGTCCAT GGTGGACCATATGATAATTTGAAAGATGTTGCTCTGAAGATTATACAGAATGAGGTTGCTACTGTTCCAATTATCAATTCATCGACTGAAGACGGTTCTTTTCCCCAACTGTTACATCTTGCTTCACTTTCTGGAATACTAAAAT GTATTTGCAGGTATTTTAAGCATTGTTCTAGTTCATTGCCCATACTCCAACTACCAATTGGTGCAATTCCTGTCGGTACATGGGTTCCCCAAATTGGAGAATCAAATGGACGGCCATTAGCTATGTTGAGACCAAGTGCTCCTCTTAGTTCAGCGCTAAATTTGTTAGTTGAAG CTCAAGTAAGTTCAATACCTATAGTTGATGATAACGACTCCTTGCTGGATATATATTGTCGGAG TGATATTACAGCTTTGGCTAAAGATAGGGCTTACACGCATATTAATCTCAATGAAATGACAATTCATCAG GCACTGCAGTTGGGACAAGATGCATACGCTCCTTATGAACCTAGAAGTCAGAGATGTCAGATGTGCTTACGTTCTGATTCACTGCATAAAGTGATGGAGCGGTTGGCAAATCCAG GTGTTAGACGACTTGTTATTGTGGAGGCTGGAAGCAAGCGAGTTGAAGGCATTGTTTCACTGAGTGATATTTTCAGGTTCTTGCTTGCTTAG
- the LOC115720111 gene encoding uncharacterized protein LOC115720111 isoform X2, which translates to MGSWESVTSPLMIGVPSSTEGGAHSMLDSDEDIPNAQPLPQVTLVDSDDEGEVFDENVCKIDGEPRALEYAIMVHDYEGDKNEYVGRSLHFLRDNPRSSMTKGDILRMRHQYEIHSSIQMRLPTIAERPDWDSGDWVCMYEFPFRIGFRFPFPPFVQEVLDYYEVAPSQLMLNAWRLLLGIEVIVRVKGKRVDLVDFQSSYYLKQHDTDKGRFLFTLRANKKAWVTELVPSNKRGWRKKYCFVKGDLFGTSDYEVPTSWRTLSKGLTRCPRGGYWSEARVNDLLSIPSDQRAHNKLLVLDKSCVGNLWRGAQRQEDRYYKRMTFKVCGADDAVARGKTNLLGKRSKKTTSHVVKPRVPAKEHGTDSSQLPADGVVAASPLRGDNELSIEESMINLSISSNISAYSDPTSIEGHVEALLHPRDEERLRGIGVAGRANYGVSTIYQAIQAVLYLRRDTISLDQENRALNKEHSRLRKEVENLKLEGETTKSSYDKLKQDYSSLNTELERVRAKLKEEEAKYVALYQEVDDISLKTAIKTRGELMIQYKKGLHRGWDVDGAIALHEEYLALEQENEMDVDAHISVFDEGADAHTSVPSMGVDAHTSVSGGSGIDDVMFSIAEDGTIAP; encoded by the exons ATGGGATCTTGGGAAAGTGTGACTTCACCATTAATGATTGGGGTCCCTTCTTCTACAGAAGGAGGTGCTCATTCAATGTTGgatagtgatgaagatattCCTAATGCTCAACCATTACCTCAAGTCACTTTGGTTGACAGTGATGATGAGGGGGAAGTTTTTGATGAGAATGTATGTAAGATTGATGGAGAACCTCGAGCTCTTGAGTATGCAATAATGGTACATGATTATGAGGGTGACAAGAATGAGTATGTCGGGCGGTCCCTTCACTTTTTGAGGGACAACCCGAGGTCTAGTATGACTAAGGGTGATATCCTACGCATGCGACATCAATATGAGATTCATTCTTCTATACAAATGCGACTTCCGACTATCGCTGAGCGTCCCGATTGGGATAGTGGCGATTGGGTTTGTATGTATGAATTTCCTTTTAGGATTGGCTTTCGATTCCCTTTCCCTCCATTTGTACAAGAAGTATTGGACTATTATGAGGTAGCTCCTAGCCAACTTATGCTAAATGCTTGGAGGTTATTGTTGGGTATAGAAGTCATAGTTAGAGTGAAGGGTAAGAGGGTTGACCTTGTAGATTTTCAGTCAAGTTATTATCTTAAACAACACGATACAGATAAGGGTCGATTTCTATTCACTCTTAGAGCGAACAAAAAAGCTTGGGTAACGGAGCTGGTTCCGAGCAACAAGAGGGGTTGGAGGAAGAAATATTGTTTTGTCAAAGGTGACCTGTTTGGAACGAGTGATTATGAGGTTCCTACTTCATGGAGAACCTTAA GTAAGGGGCTCACTCGATGTCCTCGAGGGGGGTATTGGTCCGAAGCTCGAGTTAACGACTTGCTCTCTATTCCTTCCGATCAAAGAGCCCATAACAAGCTTCTTGTTTTGGATAAATCTTGTGTTGGGAATTTGTGGAGAGGTGCGCAACGTCAAGAAG ACCGTTATTATAAGAGGATGACTTTCAAGGTTTGTGGAGCGGATGATGCTGTCGCTAGGGGTAAGACTAATTTACTTGGAAAGAGGTCTAAGAAGACCACAAGTCATGTTGTGAAACCTCGAGTTCCTGCTAAGGAACATGGAACCGATAGCTCTCAGTTGCCAGCTGATGGTGTGGTTGCGGCTTCTCCACTGAGGGGTGACAACGAGTTGTCTATTGAGGAGAGTATGATCAACCTGTCCATCTCTTCCAACATTTCGGCCTACTCTGACCCTACTTCTATCGAAGGTCATGTTGAGGCTCTTCTCCATCCGAGAGATGAAGAGCGTTTGAGGGGCATCGGAGTTGCGGGGCGAGCGAATTACGGTGTTTCTacgatttaccaa GCTATTCAAGCAGTCCTCTACTTAAGGCGTGACACAATTTCGCTTGATCAAGAGAACAGAGCTTTGAACAAGGAGCATTCTAGACTTAGAAAGGAAGTGGAGAACTTGAAACTGGAAGGAGAGACTACCAAATCATCATATGACAAGCTAAAACAAGATTATTCCTCGTTGAATACTGAGTTGGAGCGTGTGCGTGCCAAACTCAAGGAGGAGGAGGCTAAGTATGTCGCATTGTACCAGGAGGTTGATGATATTTCACTCAAGACTGCCATCAAGACAAGGGGGGAGTTGATGATACAGTATAAGAAAGGGCTCCATCGTGGATGGGACGTCGATGGTGCTATTGCACTTCATGAAGAATATTTGGCTCTTGAGCAAGAGAATGAAATGGATGTTGACGCTCATATCTCTGTGTTTGATGAGGGCGCTGATGCTCATACCTCTGTCCCTAGTATGGGTGTCGACGCTCATACTTCTGTCTCTGGCGGGAGTGGCATTGATGATGTGATGTTCTCCATTGCTGAAGATGGTACCATTGCTCCATAG
- the LOC115720111 gene encoding uncharacterized protein LOC115720111 isoform X1 — MGSWESVTSPLMIGVPSSTEGGAHSMLDSDEDIPNAQPLPQVTLVDSDDEGEVFDENVCKIDGEPRALEYAIMVHDYEGDKNEYVGRSLHFLRDNPRSSMTKGDILRMRHQYEIHSSIQMRLPTIAERPDWDSGDWVCMYEFPFRIGFRFPFPPFVQEVLDYYEVAPSQLMLNAWRLLLGIEVIVRVKGKRVDLVDFQSSYYLKQHDTDKGRFLFTLRANKKAWVTELVPSNKRGWRKKYCFVKGDLFGTSDYEVPTSWRTLSKGLTRCPRGGYWSEARVNDLLSIPSDQRAHNKLLVLDKSCVGNLWRGAQRQEGSIFSLNVVKRVPILLLTRALEKVSGPFSLIRHLTEEERYLADRYYKRMTFKVCGADDAVARGKTNLLGKRSKKTTSHVVKPRVPAKEHGTDSSQLPADGVVAASPLRGDNELSIEESMINLSISSNISAYSDPTSIEGHVEALLHPRDEERLRGIGVAGRANYGVSTIYQAIQAVLYLRRDTISLDQENRALNKEHSRLRKEVENLKLEGETTKSSYDKLKQDYSSLNTELERVRAKLKEEEAKYVALYQEVDDISLKTAIKTRGELMIQYKKGLHRGWDVDGAIALHEEYLALEQENEMDVDAHISVFDEGADAHTSVPSMGVDAHTSVSGGSGIDDVMFSIAEDGTIAP; from the exons ATGGGATCTTGGGAAAGTGTGACTTCACCATTAATGATTGGGGTCCCTTCTTCTACAGAAGGAGGTGCTCATTCAATGTTGgatagtgatgaagatattCCTAATGCTCAACCATTACCTCAAGTCACTTTGGTTGACAGTGATGATGAGGGGGAAGTTTTTGATGAGAATGTATGTAAGATTGATGGAGAACCTCGAGCTCTTGAGTATGCAATAATGGTACATGATTATGAGGGTGACAAGAATGAGTATGTCGGGCGGTCCCTTCACTTTTTGAGGGACAACCCGAGGTCTAGTATGACTAAGGGTGATATCCTACGCATGCGACATCAATATGAGATTCATTCTTCTATACAAATGCGACTTCCGACTATCGCTGAGCGTCCCGATTGGGATAGTGGCGATTGGGTTTGTATGTATGAATTTCCTTTTAGGATTGGCTTTCGATTCCCTTTCCCTCCATTTGTACAAGAAGTATTGGACTATTATGAGGTAGCTCCTAGCCAACTTATGCTAAATGCTTGGAGGTTATTGTTGGGTATAGAAGTCATAGTTAGAGTGAAGGGTAAGAGGGTTGACCTTGTAGATTTTCAGTCAAGTTATTATCTTAAACAACACGATACAGATAAGGGTCGATTTCTATTCACTCTTAGAGCGAACAAAAAAGCTTGGGTAACGGAGCTGGTTCCGAGCAACAAGAGGGGTTGGAGGAAGAAATATTGTTTTGTCAAAGGTGACCTGTTTGGAACGAGTGATTATGAGGTTCCTACTTCATGGAGAACCTTAA GTAAGGGGCTCACTCGATGTCCTCGAGGGGGGTATTGGTCCGAAGCTCGAGTTAACGACTTGCTCTCTATTCCTTCCGATCAAAGAGCCCATAACAAGCTTCTTGTTTTGGATAAATCTTGTGTTGGGAATTTGTGGAGAGGTGCGCAACGTCAAGAAGGTAGTATTTTTTCACTCAACGTTGTCAAGCGCGTCCCCATCCTTTTGTTGACCCGAGCTTTAGAGAAGGTTAGTGGTCCCTTCTCTTTGATTCGTCATTTAACGGAAGAAGAACGTTACCTTGCAGACCGTTATTATAAGAGGATGACTTTCAAGGTTTGTGGAGCGGATGATGCTGTCGCTAGGGGTAAGACTAATTTACTTGGAAAGAGGTCTAAGAAGACCACAAGTCATGTTGTGAAACCTCGAGTTCCTGCTAAGGAACATGGAACCGATAGCTCTCAGTTGCCAGCTGATGGTGTGGTTGCGGCTTCTCCACTGAGGGGTGACAACGAGTTGTCTATTGAGGAGAGTATGATCAACCTGTCCATCTCTTCCAACATTTCGGCCTACTCTGACCCTACTTCTATCGAAGGTCATGTTGAGGCTCTTCTCCATCCGAGAGATGAAGAGCGTTTGAGGGGCATCGGAGTTGCGGGGCGAGCGAATTACGGTGTTTCTacgatttaccaa GCTATTCAAGCAGTCCTCTACTTAAGGCGTGACACAATTTCGCTTGATCAAGAGAACAGAGCTTTGAACAAGGAGCATTCTAGACTTAGAAAGGAAGTGGAGAACTTGAAACTGGAAGGAGAGACTACCAAATCATCATATGACAAGCTAAAACAAGATTATTCCTCGTTGAATACTGAGTTGGAGCGTGTGCGTGCCAAACTCAAGGAGGAGGAGGCTAAGTATGTCGCATTGTACCAGGAGGTTGATGATATTTCACTCAAGACTGCCATCAAGACAAGGGGGGAGTTGATGATACAGTATAAGAAAGGGCTCCATCGTGGATGGGACGTCGATGGTGCTATTGCACTTCATGAAGAATATTTGGCTCTTGAGCAAGAGAATGAAATGGATGTTGACGCTCATATCTCTGTGTTTGATGAGGGCGCTGATGCTCATACCTCTGTCCCTAGTATGGGTGTCGACGCTCATACTTCTGTCTCTGGCGGGAGTGGCATTGATGATGTGATGTTCTCCATTGCTGAAGATGGTACCATTGCTCCATAG